One genomic segment of Alphaproteobacteria bacterium includes these proteins:
- a CDS encoding filamentous hemagglutinin N-terminal domain-containing protein, with product MRSPREINGPERRAAYRRRARWGRFRRWGLGAAALGLPFAVLPADQAKSQALPTGGNVVGGSGTISQTSANQLTINQNSSTLSIDWQSFSIGAGNIVRFIQPDSSSLALNRVIGPDPSMIFGSIQANGRVV from the coding sequence ATGCGCTCCCCGCGCGAGATCAACGGTCCCGAACGCCGCGCGGCTTATCGCCGCCGCGCGCGCTGGGGGCGTTTCCGTCGCTGGGGTTTGGGGGCGGCGGCACTGGGTCTGCCCTTCGCGGTGCTGCCCGCCGATCAAGCCAAGTCGCAGGCGCTGCCGACCGGCGGCAATGTGGTCGGCGGCTCGGGCACGATTTCGCAGACGAGTGCCAACCAGCTCACCATCAACCAGAACAGTTCGACGCTATCGATCGACTGGCAGAGCTTCTCGATCGGGGCGGGCAATATCGTCCGCTTCATCCAGCCGGATAGCAGTTCGCTGGCGCTGAACCGCGTCATCGGCCCCGACCCGTCGATGATCTTCGGCTCGATCCAGGCCAATGGCCGGGTCGTGAT